In Abyssisolibacter fermentans, a single genomic region encodes these proteins:
- a CDS encoding LCP family protein — MKYFIKIFAIAFLCFALAVGAGVMAYMKIYDPQDDLDSNNPKNPIDVGDNVNNNNEEKDPFKIAINNSKRVNVLLLGLESTRTDTIIFASFDPKTKKVDMLSIPRDTYYWDKGYNKPDQKKINAKYGRSNAKGTMNAVSTLLGGVPIHYYVSITYKGVEDIVDSLGGVEVNVPFHMVYHDTTVGKSLHIDIPKGLQTLDGKNAVKFLRYRKGYRDGDLGRVRAQQQFIKSAINKALGFRLPIVIKKSFSCVKTDMPLTDMLMYAKDVYGINPSEDISMSVLSGKARMKDGLSYFFHDPKMTREYVMKLYDVKEENKVANDKK; from the coding sequence ATGAAGTATTTTATCAAAATTTTTGCAATTGCTTTTTTGTGTTTTGCATTAGCAGTTGGAGCTGGGGTAATGGCATACATGAAAATATATGATCCACAGGATGATTTGGATTCTAATAATCCCAAAAACCCTATAGATGTAGGAGATAACGTTAATAATAACAATGAGGAAAAAGATCCATTTAAAATAGCTATAAATAACAGTAAGAGAGTTAATGTTCTCTTATTAGGATTAGAGAGTACTAGAACTGATACTATAATATTTGCAAGTTTTGACCCAAAAACAAAGAAAGTGGACATGCTTTCAATTCCTAGAGATACTTATTATTGGGATAAAGGGTATAACAAGCCAGACCAAAAGAAGATAAATGCAAAGTATGGCAGAAGTAATGCAAAAGGAACTATGAATGCAGTTTCCACTTTGCTTGGAGGCGTACCAATACATTACTATGTCAGTATAACATATAAAGGTGTTGAAGATATTGTAGATTCACTAGGTGGAGTAGAAGTAAATGTCCCATTTCACATGGTATATCACGATACTACGGTTGGTAAAAGTTTGCACATAGATATACCAAAGGGTCTACAAACTTTAGATGGGAAAAATGCTGTAAAGTTTTTAAGATATAGAAAAGGTTATAGAGATGGAGATTTAGGCAGAGTAAGAGCACAACAACAATTTATAAAATCTGCTATTAATAAAGCATTAGGTTTTAGACTTCCAATAGTTATAAAAAAAAGTTTTAGCTGTGTTAAAACAGATATGCCTTTAACAGATATGCTTATGTATGCGAAAGATGTTTATGGAATAAATCCATCAGAAGATATAAGTATGTCAGTGTTATCTGGCAAAGCTAGGATGAAAGACGGATTATCTTATTTTTTCCATGATCCTAAAATGACTAGAGAATATGTAATGAAACTTTATGATGTAAAAGAAGAAAACAAAGTAGCCAATGATAAAAAATAA